Proteins encoded together in one Camelina sativa cultivar DH55 chromosome 9, Cs, whole genome shotgun sequence window:
- the LOC104712004 gene encoding diphosphomevalonate decarboxylase MVD2: MATEKWVFMVTAQTPTNIAVIKYWGKRDEVRILPVNDSISVTLDPDHLCTVTTVAVSPAFDRDRMWLNGKEISLSGSRYQNCLREIRSRAGDVEDKEKGIKIGKKDWEKLHLHIASHNNFPTAAGLASSAAGFACLVFSLAKLMNVDEDPSHLSAIARQGSGSACRSLFGGFVKWEMGSKDDGSDSVAVQLADEKHWDDLVIIIAVVSSQQKETSSTSGMRESVETSLLLQHRAKEVVPKRILQMEEAIKNRDFASFTQLTCTDSNQFHAVCLDTSPPIFYMNDTSHRIISLVEKWNRSEGTPQVAYTFDAGPNAVLIARNRKVAVQLLQGLLYYFPPKSDTDMKSYVVGDNSILKEAGLDGASGVENLQPPPEIKDNIGSQDQKGEVSYFICTRPGKGPIVLHDQTQALLDPETGLPK; the protein is encoded by the exons ATGGCGACGGAGAAATGGGTGTTTATGGTGACGGCGCAAACTCCGACGAACATAGCTGTGATTAAGTATTGGGGAAAGAGAGATGAGGTTCGGATTCTCCCCGTTAACGATAGTATCAGCGTAACTCTTGATCCTGATCACCTCTGTACGGTTACCACTGTTGCCGTTAGTCCTGCATTTGATCGGGATCGCATGTGGCTCAATGGCAAG GAAATATCTCTATCTGGAAGTAGGTACCAGAATTGTTTGAGGGAGATTAGGAGTCGAGCGGGTGATGTTGAAGACAAGGAGAAAGGAATCAAGATAGGGAAGAAAGATTGGGAGAAACTGCATCTACACATTGCTTCTCATAACAACTTCCCTACTGCTGCTGGCTTAGCTTCTTCAGCTGCTGGTTTTGCTTGTCTAG TTTTTTCTCTTGCAAAGTTGATGAATGTAGATGAAGATCCAAGCCATCTTTCTGCCATAGCCAG GCAAGGTTCAGGAAGTGCTTGCCGTAGTTTATTTGGTGGATTTGTCAAGTGGGAAATGGGAAGCAAAGATGATGGAAGTGACAGCGTTGCAGTTCAACTGGCAGATGAGAAGCACTGGGATGATCTTGTTATCATCATTGCTGTG GTTAGTTCACAGCAGAAGGAAACAAGTAGTACCTCAGGAATGCGTGAAAGTGTTGAGACGAGTTTGCTTTTACAGCATAGGGCAAAA GAAGTTGTGCCAAAACGGATTCTGCAAATGGAGGAAGCTATTAAAAATCGAGATTTCGCATCGTTTACACAATTAACATGTACAGACAGTAATCAGTTTCATGCTGTTTGTCTGGATACATCTCCACCCATATTCTACATGAATGACACCTCCCACAG AATAATTAGCCTAGTTGAAAAGTGGAACCGTTCTGAAGGGACTCCACAG GTTGCTTACACATTTGATGCTGGTCCAAATGCTGTACTGATTGCACGCAACAGAAAGGTTGCAGTTCAATTGCTCCAGGGGCTTCTGTACTATTTCCCCCCTAAGTCAGACACTGATATGAAGAG TTACGTAGTGGGCGATAATTCGATTCTAAAAGAAGCCGGATTAGATGGAGCAAGTGGTGTCGAGAATCTGCAACCTCCACCTGAAATTAAAGACAACATTGGATCTCAAGATCAAAAAGGAGAAGTCAGTTATTTTATCTGCACTAGACCTGGAAAAGGTCCCATCGTGCTTCACGACCAAACTCAAGCCCTCCTCGATCCTGAAACTGGTCTTCCTAAGTGA
- the LOC104712006 gene encoding protein trichome birefringence-like 36 produces the protein MFTSNAQVFFLSLCLILSKEALSHFDEQWLVDDDDPLNALQTRRERREERCDYSVGKWTYDETYPLYDSGSCPYLSSALSCQRNGRPDSNYQKWRWVPKACSLPRFNALKFLGKMRGKRIMLVGDTIMRNQWESLVCLVQSVIPTHRKRLTYNGPTMSFHSLDFETSIEFCWAPLLVELKKGVDRKRVLHLDSIEDNARYWRGVDVLVFDSAHWWTHSQKWSSWDYYMDGNKLFKAMNPMVAYERGLTTWAKWVEINLDPSKTKVIFRTISPRESGQMCYNQRHPLPSLSSSRKRHMPQQSRVLNKVLSTMKYRVYLHDITTMSAYRRDGHPSVFKRAMHEEEKHHHISGPSSDCSHWCLPGVPDIWNEMLSSIILTNVV, from the exons ATGTTTACCTCAAACGCACAAGTCTTCTTCTTGTCTCTGTGTCTCATACTTAGCAAAGAAGCATTGTCTCACTTTGATGAGCAATGGCTAGTCGACGATGACGATCCACTCAACGCCTTGCAGACTAGGCGcgaaagaagagaggagaggtGCGATTACTCGGTGGGGAAGTGGACGTACGACGAAACGTATCCGCTCTACGACTCAGGCAGCTGTCCATATCTAAGCTCTGCACTAAGTTGCCAGAGAAATGGAAGGCCTGACTCTAATTATCAGAAATGGAGATGGGTGCCCAAGGCTTGTTCACTTCCAAG GTTTAACGCATTAAAATTCCTTGGGAAAATGAGAGGAAAAAGAATAATGCTGGTTGGAGATACAATTATGAGAAACCAGTGGGAATCTCTTGTCTGCTTAGTACAGTCTGTGATTCCAACTCATCGTAAGAGGCTTACTTACAATGGTCCTACAATGTCTTTCCATTCCCTG GATTTTGAGACATCAATTGAGTTCTGCTGGGCTCCTCTGCTTGTGGAACTCAAGAAAGGAGTTGACCGTAAAAGGGTGTTACATTTGGATTCAATCGAAGACAATGCTAGATACTGGCGAGGTGTTGATGTTCTTGTATTCGATTCTGCTCACTGGTGGACTCACTCTCAGAAATGGAGTTC GTGGGACTATTACATGGATGGGAACAAGCTCTTCAAAGCTATGAACCCAATGGTTGCTTATGAGAGAGGACTTACCACATGGGCTAAATGGGTTGAGATCAATCTTGATCCATCCAAAACCAAAGTCATTTTCCGCACCATCTCACCaag AGAGAGTGGTCAAATGTGCTACAACCAGAGACATCCCTTGCCTTCTTTATCCTCTTCAAGAAAACGACACATGCCACAACAGTCAAGAGTGTTGAACAAAGTGCTTAGCACGATGAAATATCGGGTATATTTGCACGATATCACAACCATGTCAGCATATAGAAGAGACGGGCACCCTTCGGTGTTCAAGAGAGCAATGCACGAGGAAGAGAAACACCATCATATCTCTGGACCTTCATCAGATTGCAGCCACTGGTGCTTGCCTGGCGTCCCGGACATTTGGAATGAGATGCTTTCTTCTATTATCCTAACCAATGTCGTATGA